CCACCTTGTTGCCGATCTCAAAGAAAGTGGCCTTGGCGTCGTTGTCCTTCAGAATTTGCAGCAGCCGGCCGTCGAAGGGGCTGGGCCCGTCGTCGAACGTCAACGCGACGCACTTGGTCACCGAGCAGCTCAGGTTGTCGGCGCGCGTCACGTGACCCGTCAGCCCGCCGATCACCAGCACCGCGGTGGCCGCGACCACACCGGCCACGGTGCGCCAGTAGCGCCAGGCCTGGGTGTCGGGTCGTTTGGGCACGCTGGCAGCCTACCCGGGCATCGAGCGCCCACTCACGGCGTTGAGCGATGCCGGGCGGGCCGTCAGGTCAGTGCGGTCCGGCGATCTCCTCGAGCATTTCGGTGACCAGCGCCGCGATCGGCGAGCGCTCGCTGCGCAGCAGCGTGATGTGGGCGAACAGCGGGTGGCCCTTGAGCTTCTCGATCACCGCCGCGACGCCGTCGTGGCGACCGACCCGCAGGTTGTCGCGCTGGGCGATGTCGTGGGTCAGCACCACCCGCGAGCCCGTTCCCAGCCGGGACAGCACGGTCAGCAGCACGTTGCGCTCCAGCGACTGCGCCTCGTCGACGATGACGAACGAGTCGTGCAGGGAGCGGCCCCGGATGTGGGTCAGCGGCAGCACCTCGAGCATGCCGCGCGAGAGCACCTCCTCCAGCACGGCCGGGCTGGCCAGGCCCTCGAGGGTGTCGAACACCGCCTGCGCCCAGGGGCCCATCTTCTCGCTCTCGCTGCCGGGCAGGTAGCCCAGTTCCTGGCCACCCACGGCGTACAGCGGGCGGAACACCACGACCTTGCGCTGGGTCCGGCGTTCCAGCACCGCCTCCAGGCCCGCGCACAGCGCCAGCGCCGACTTGCCGGTGCCGGCCTTTCCGCCCAGCGACACGATGCCGACCGACTCGTCGAGCAGCAGGTCGAGGGCCACGCGCTGCTCCGCGGAGCGGCCCCGCAGCCCGAACACCTCGCGGTCGCCGCGCACCAGCTGGACCCGCTTGTCGGCGTTGACCCGGCCCAGTGCATGGGAGCTGCCGCCCAGGAGTCGAATCCCGGTGTGGCACGGGAGGTCTCGCGCCTCGACGAGGTCGATCTCCCCCTCGGCGAACAGCGCGTCGATGTCCTCCGTGGCGGTCTCGATCTCGCGCATACCCGACCATCCGGACGCCACCACGTCCTGCGCGTGGTACTCGTCGGCGGCCAGGCCCACGGCGGCAGCCTTGACGCGGAGCGGAATGTCCTTGCTGACCAACGTGACTCGCTTGCCCTCGGCGGCGAGGTTGGCGGCGCAGCTGAGGATCCGGCAGTCGTTGTTGTCGCTGCGGAAGCCGGCGGGCAGCACCGCCGGATCGGTGTGGTTGAGCTCCACGTGCAGCGTCCCGCCTTGTGTCCCAACGGGAATGGGCTGGTCCAGCCGTCCGTGCTCGAGTCGTAGATCGTCGAACAGACGCAGCGCCTGACGGGCGAACCACCCCAACTCGTGGTGGTGTCGTTTCGCCTCCAGTTCGCTGATCACCACCAGCGGAACCACCACCTCGTGCTCGGCGAACCGGCTGCAGGCCCACGGATCGGACAGCAGCACGGACGTATCGATCACGTAGGTCCGGATTTCGGTCACGTAGCGCTCCTCGAGCGGGATGAGCCCGCGCGGACCCGCACGGGCATGTCGGCGGGAACCGCGGCACCAGGACCGGGGCCGGTCCTGCCCTTCTCGTGACGGGAGGTGCCGCCCTGGCAGCAGAGCTTGTCGCTGGCCATCAAGAGTGACGCTACTCTCGTGGCCGCGTCCGCGCCGCGCAGGCGCGCCGACGTCAGCCGGGTGAGGGTGTGAGAGGCGCGACGCCCCCGAGGATCGGCCTAGCCGACGACGAACCGCTTGAGCGCGGGCTCGTCGGCCACTTCCCATTCCCTGATGCGGTCGGAGATGGCCTGCCGCAGGTCAGCTTCGCCGAATATGCCGGCGCCGGCGACGTTCTGCACCTTGTCCTGGTAATCGTCGATGTCGGCGCCGACGACCTGAAGGTCGGCCGCGCGGGCGGCGATCGCCGCGATCGTCTCGTCGCGGGTGCAGTCCAGGCAGTGCGCGACCAGGTTCGCGAAGAACAGTTCGTGGCGCGCCTCATCCCGGGCGATCCGGTCGATGAGCCCGGCCAGCACCGGCTCCTCGATCTGGGCGGCCAGGTTCCGGCAGAAGACGCCCTGCGTGCGCTCGGTGAACGCCATGTACACCAGGGTTTCGACCTGCGAGTAGTGGTCGGCGCGATAACCCTTGATCACGTACCGGACCCGCGCCTCTTCGTTCGCGGTCGGGTCGACCTCGCGGGTGACCACCAGGTACTCCCGCAGCGCGATGGCGTGCAGGTGCTCCTCCGCGGTCCACCGTCCCAGCCAGCGACCCCACCAGTCCTCGAGGATGAAGTGCTCGACGAGCTCGCGGTGATGGCCGGCGAGGTTGTCCTTGAGCAGGAGCAGGATCTCGCAGGCGTCGGTGATGGTCCGGGGCAGCGTCGCCTGGGACGGATCCCAGTCGCGTCCACCCAGAAAGGCGAAGTTCTCGCCCCGGTCGAACGGGACGTAGTCGTGGGCGAACCAGAGGTCCTCGGTGTTGAGGTGGCGGTCCATGTTGACCTCGCACACCGGCTCGAGTTCAAGCGTCAACGCGTTAGCGACAGGTTTCTGTGCCATGCGGTTACTGTAACCCCCGTTCACAGGTGTTGTGAAATTTCCTGCCCGTGTCGGGACGAAGTCGTGACTTTGGTCCTTCCGCGGTCCTTCCTTGGTCCCGACGCCGGCCTAGCGGTCGACCAGCGTCCACTCCTCGAGACCCTCATACAGCGGGAACTCCCTGGCCAGGCGGGTGACCCGGTCCCGCAGCGCGGGCAGGTCCGCATTCGTCCCACCCACCAGCGCCGTCGCGATGATATCGGCGACCTCGCTGAACTCCGCGTCGCCGAAGCCGCGGGTCGCCAGCGCGGGGGTGCCCACCCGCAGGCCCGACGTCACCATCGGAGGCCGCGGATCGTTGGGCACGGCGTTGCGGTTGACCGTGATGCCGATCTCGTGGAGAAGGTCCTCGGCCGCCTTCCCGTCCAGCGGGGATTCACGTAAGTCCACCAGCACCAGGTGGACGTCGGTGCCGCCGCTGACCACCGACACGCCGGCCTTGACGACGTCGGAGGCCAGCATCCGCTCGGCGATGAGGCGAGCACCGGACAGCGTGCGCCGCTGGCGGTCGGCGAA
This genomic window from Mycobacterium saskatchewanense contains:
- a CDS encoding PhoH family protein; this encodes MTEIRTYVIDTSVLLSDPWACSRFAEHEVVVPLVVISELEAKRHHHELGWFARQALRLFDDLRLEHGRLDQPIPVGTQGGTLHVELNHTDPAVLPAGFRSDNNDCRILSCAANLAAEGKRVTLVSKDIPLRVKAAAVGLAADEYHAQDVVASGWSGMREIETATEDIDALFAEGEIDLVEARDLPCHTGIRLLGGSSHALGRVNADKRVQLVRGDREVFGLRGRSAEQRVALDLLLDESVGIVSLGGKAGTGKSALALCAGLEAVLERRTQRKVVVFRPLYAVGGQELGYLPGSESEKMGPWAQAVFDTLEGLASPAVLEEVLSRGMLEVLPLTHIRGRSLHDSFVIVDEAQSLERNVLLTVLSRLGTGSRVVLTHDIAQRDNLRVGRHDGVAAVIEKLKGHPLFAHITLLRSERSPIAALVTEMLEEIAGPH
- a CDS encoding acyl-ACP desaturase, with protein sequence MAQKPVANALTLELEPVCEVNMDRHLNTEDLWFAHDYVPFDRGENFAFLGGRDWDPSQATLPRTITDACEILLLLKDNLAGHHRELVEHFILEDWWGRWLGRWTAEEHLHAIALREYLVVTREVDPTANEEARVRYVIKGYRADHYSQVETLVYMAFTERTQGVFCRNLAAQIEEPVLAGLIDRIARDEARHELFFANLVAHCLDCTRDETIAAIAARAADLQVVGADIDDYQDKVQNVAGAGIFGEADLRQAISDRIREWEVADEPALKRFVVG